A portion of the Stella humosa genome contains these proteins:
- a CDS encoding DUF1223 domain-containing protein gives MVTRRHFLRSIAATAAVAVGGVPLAGQAGERGPVVVELFTSQGCSSCPAADKFLAELAGRGDVIALSFHVDYWNYMGWTDPFSRVESSARQRGYKAAMGLRYVYTPQMVIDGRAQAVGTERETVERMIREAATKPHLPVELLQDGSTVTAVLPERAGAGPATVWLAVFARTHKTVVERGENSGRAMVNAHVVHSMVPIGEWSGAAQRLAYTSDALTAGRGAVIIVQAKEHGPILGAAMIRPPTS, from the coding sequence ATGGTCACCCGCCGCCACTTCCTCCGTTCGATCGCCGCCACTGCCGCCGTCGCCGTCGGTGGTGTGCCGCTTGCCGGCCAGGCCGGCGAGCGTGGCCCCGTCGTCGTCGAGCTGTTCACCTCGCAGGGCTGCTCGTCTTGCCCGGCGGCGGACAAGTTCCTGGCCGAACTGGCCGGCCGCGGCGACGTGATCGCCCTCTCCTTCCATGTCGACTACTGGAACTACATGGGCTGGACCGACCCGTTCAGCCGGGTCGAGAGCTCGGCCCGCCAGCGCGGCTACAAGGCCGCCATGGGCCTGCGCTACGTCTATACCCCGCAGATGGTGATCGACGGCCGGGCCCAGGCGGTCGGCACCGAGCGCGAGACGGTCGAGCGGATGATCCGCGAGGCGGCGACCAAGCCGCACCTGCCGGTCGAGCTGTTGCAGGACGGCAGCACCGTGACGGCCGTGCTGCCGGAGCGGGCCGGCGCCGGCCCGGCGACGGTGTGGCTGGCGGTCTTCGCCCGCACCCACAAGACCGTCGTCGAGCGCGGCGAGAACAGCGGGCGCGCGATGGTGAACGCCCATGTCGTGCATTCGATGGTGCCGATCGGCGAGTGGTCGGGTGCCGCGCAGCGGCTGGCCTATACCTCCGACGCGCTGACGGCCGGCCGGGGTGCTGTCATCATCGTCCAGGCCAAGGAGCATGGCCCGATCCTGGGTGCGGCGATGATCCGCCCGCCGACGAGCTAG
- the acnA gene encoding aconitate hydratase AcnA — protein sequence MPVPGTDSLKTRRTLEVQGKSYDYFSLPAAAETIGDLTRLPYSLKVLLENLLRYEDGRTVTVDDVKAMGAWLKDRRSDREIAYRPARVLMQDFTGVPAVVDLAAMREAMEKLGGDPQKINPLSPVDLVIDHSVMVDAFGSQKAFGENVDLEFERNRERYEFLRWGQTAFRNFRVVPPGTGICHQVNLEYLSQTVWTNDDTGRTVAYPDTLVGTDSHTTMVNGLAVLGWGVGGIEAEAAMLGQPVSMLIPEVVGFKVTGRLKEGMTATDLVLTVTQMLRKHGVVNKFVEFYGPGLDNMPLADRATIANMAPEYGATCGFFPIDRETLRYLAFTGRDPQRVALVEAYAKAQGMWRDAGSPDPEFTSSLELDLGTVEPSLAGPRRPQDRVPLSQAATAFAGELPKFVGSEDAAVLAKEVAVAGQNYAVKQGDVVIAAITSCTNTSNPSVLVAAGLVARNARARGLKSKPWVKTSLAPGSQVVTDYLVAAGLQDDLDAMGFQLVGYGCTTCIGNSGPLPEPVANAIDEGDLTVAAVLSGNRNFEGRVHPQVKANYLASPPLVVAYALAGSMKIDLTTEPLGTGSDGNPVYLRDIWPSSADVASTMEKALTPKMFTTRYGNVFEGPPEWRTIATAEGQTYRWDSGSTYVKSPPYFEDMPKVPAPIMDIVGARPLAVLADSITTDHISPAGNIRKAGPAGEYLLGYQVRPNDFNSYGARRGNHEIMMRGTFANIRIRNEMAPGTEGGVTRHLPSGDVMPIYDAAMLYQAEGVPLVIVAGKEYGTGSSRDWAAKGTRLLGVRAVIVESFERIHRSNLVGMGVLPLQFKDGQTRKTLGLDGTETFDILGIAEGVRPRMDITCRIHRADGRTENVELLCRIDTLDELEYYRHGGILQYVLRGMLKDAA from the coding sequence ATACCCGTGCCCGGTACCGACAGCCTGAAGACACGCCGGACCCTGGAAGTCCAGGGCAAGAGCTATGACTACTTCAGCCTGCCGGCTGCGGCCGAGACGATCGGCGACCTGACGCGCCTGCCCTATTCGCTGAAGGTCCTGCTTGAGAACCTGCTGCGCTACGAGGACGGCCGCACGGTCACCGTCGACGACGTGAAGGCGATGGGTGCCTGGCTGAAGGATCGCCGCTCCGATCGCGAGATCGCCTATCGCCCGGCCCGCGTGCTGATGCAGGACTTCACCGGCGTGCCCGCCGTCGTCGACCTGGCCGCCATGCGCGAAGCGATGGAGAAGCTGGGCGGTGACCCGCAGAAGATCAACCCGCTGTCGCCCGTCGACCTGGTCATCGACCATTCGGTGATGGTCGACGCCTTCGGCAGCCAGAAGGCATTCGGCGAGAACGTCGACCTGGAGTTCGAGCGCAACCGCGAGCGCTACGAGTTTCTGCGCTGGGGCCAGACCGCCTTCCGCAACTTCCGCGTCGTGCCGCCCGGCACCGGCATCTGCCACCAGGTGAACCTGGAATACCTGTCGCAGACCGTCTGGACGAACGACGACACCGGCCGCACCGTGGCCTATCCCGATACGCTGGTCGGCACCGACAGCCACACCACCATGGTGAACGGCTTGGCCGTGCTGGGCTGGGGCGTCGGCGGCATCGAGGCCGAGGCCGCCATGCTGGGCCAGCCCGTGTCGATGCTGATCCCCGAGGTGGTGGGCTTCAAGGTGACCGGCCGCCTGAAGGAGGGCATGACGGCCACCGACCTGGTGCTGACCGTCACCCAGATGCTGCGCAAGCACGGCGTGGTGAACAAGTTCGTCGAATTCTACGGCCCGGGCCTGGACAACATGCCGCTGGCCGACCGCGCCACCATCGCCAACATGGCGCCGGAATATGGCGCCACCTGCGGCTTCTTCCCGATCGACCGCGAGACGCTGCGCTACCTGGCCTTCACCGGCCGCGACCCGCAGCGCGTGGCGCTGGTCGAGGCCTATGCCAAGGCGCAGGGCATGTGGCGCGACGCCGGCTCGCCCGATCCGGAGTTCACCAGCTCGCTCGAACTCGACCTCGGCACCGTCGAGCCCTCGCTGGCCGGCCCGCGCCGGCCGCAGGACCGGGTGCCGCTGTCCCAGGCCGCGACCGCCTTCGCGGGCGAGCTGCCGAAGTTCGTCGGCAGCGAGGATGCCGCCGTCCTGGCCAAGGAAGTGGCCGTCGCCGGCCAGAACTATGCCGTGAAGCAGGGTGACGTGGTGATCGCCGCGATCACGAGCTGCACCAACACCTCCAACCCGTCGGTGCTGGTCGCCGCCGGCCTGGTGGCCCGCAACGCGCGGGCCCGCGGCCTGAAGAGCAAGCCGTGGGTGAAGACCTCGCTCGCCCCCGGCAGCCAGGTGGTGACCGACTATCTGGTGGCCGCCGGCCTGCAGGACGACCTCGACGCCATGGGCTTCCAGCTCGTCGGCTACGGCTGCACCACCTGCATCGGCAATTCCGGCCCGCTGCCGGAGCCGGTCGCCAACGCCATCGACGAGGGCGACCTGACGGTGGCGGCCGTGCTGTCCGGCAACCGCAACTTCGAGGGCCGCGTCCACCCGCAGGTGAAGGCCAACTACCTGGCCTCGCCGCCGCTGGTGGTCGCCTACGCGCTGGCCGGCTCCATGAAGATCGACCTGACGACGGAGCCGCTGGGCACCGGCAGCGACGGCAACCCCGTCTACCTGCGCGACATCTGGCCGTCCTCGGCCGACGTCGCCAGCACGATGGAAAAGGCGCTGACGCCCAAGATGTTCACCACCCGCTACGGCAACGTCTTCGAGGGCCCGCCCGAGTGGCGGACGATCGCCACGGCCGAGGGGCAGACCTATCGCTGGGATTCGGGCTCGACCTACGTCAAGTCGCCGCCCTATTTCGAGGATATGCCGAAGGTCCCGGCGCCGATCATGGACATCGTCGGCGCCCGGCCGCTGGCCGTCCTGGCCGACAGCATCACCACCGACCACATCTCGCCCGCCGGCAACATCCGCAAGGCCGGCCCGGCCGGGGAATACCTGCTGGGCTACCAGGTGCGGCCGAACGATTTCAACTCCTACGGCGCGCGCCGCGGGAACCATGAGATCATGATGCGCGGCACCTTCGCCAACATCCGCATCCGCAACGAGATGGCACCGGGCACCGAGGGCGGCGTGACCCGCCACCTGCCCTCCGGCGACGTCATGCCGATCTATGACGCGGCCATGCTGTACCAGGCCGAGGGCGTGCCGCTGGTCATCGTCGCCGGCAAGGAATACGGCACCGGCTCGTCGCGCGACTGGGCGGCCAAGGGCACGCGCCTGCTGGGCGTGCGCGCGGTCATCGTCGAGAGCTTCGAGCGCATCCATCGCTCGAACCTGGTCGGGATGGGCGTCCTGCCGCTGCAGTTCAAGGACGGCCAGACGCGCAAGACGCTGGGGCTGGACGGCACCGAGACGTTCGACATCCTGGGCATCGCCGAGGGCGTGCGGCCGCGCATGGACATCACCTGCCGCATCCACCGCGCCGATGGCCGGACCGAGAACGTCGAGCTGCTCTGCCGCATCGATACGCTGGACGAGCTGGAATACTACCGCCATGGCGGCATCCTGCAGTACGTGCTGCGCGGCATGCTGAAGGACGCCGCCTGA
- a CDS encoding MBL fold metallo-hydrolase translates to MAPDSAPLIFPHDEAPAGGTTIEVAPGIHWLRMPLPFALDHINLWLLEDGDGWTIVDCGIARDETKELWGRHFDAKALKGPRGVKRVIVTHFHPDHVGLAGWLCEELGAELWMSQTEWLMAQALSIDERNHVHGSRVEFYRMHGLGQDWLEQFADRGEPYRNRVAPVPSVFRRIQAGERIRIGAHDWDVLIGRGHAPEHACLHSPSAGVLISGDIVLPKITPNVSVWPSQPEADPLGEYLDCLEQFFDLPADTLVLPSHRLPFHGLHSRVQALKDHHDDRLADVLGALDQPRTAADILPVLFRRKLDLHQLGFAIGEAIAHLAYLHQRGRIRRDRREDGVLVYSAG, encoded by the coding sequence ATGGCGCCCGACTCCGCCCCCCTGATCTTCCCGCATGACGAAGCACCGGCGGGGGGCACCACGATCGAGGTCGCCCCCGGCATCCACTGGCTGCGCATGCCGCTGCCGTTCGCGCTCGACCACATCAACCTGTGGCTGCTGGAGGATGGCGACGGCTGGACCATCGTCGATTGCGGCATCGCTCGCGACGAGACCAAGGAGCTTTGGGGCCGGCATTTCGACGCCAAGGCTCTGAAGGGGCCGCGCGGGGTGAAACGCGTCATCGTCACCCATTTCCACCCCGACCATGTCGGGCTGGCGGGCTGGCTGTGCGAGGAGCTGGGCGCCGAACTGTGGATGAGCCAGACCGAATGGCTGATGGCCCAGGCGCTGTCGATCGACGAGCGCAACCATGTCCACGGCAGCCGGGTCGAATTCTATCGCATGCACGGGCTGGGGCAGGACTGGCTGGAGCAGTTCGCCGACCGCGGCGAGCCCTATCGCAACCGGGTGGCGCCGGTGCCGTCGGTCTTCCGCCGCATCCAGGCGGGCGAGCGCATCCGCATCGGCGCCCATGACTGGGACGTGCTGATCGGCCGCGGGCACGCGCCCGAGCATGCCTGCCTGCATTCCCCCAGCGCCGGCGTGCTGATCTCGGGCGACATCGTACTGCCCAAGATCACCCCCAACGTCAGCGTCTGGCCGTCCCAGCCCGAGGCCGACCCGCTGGGCGAGTATCTGGACTGCCTGGAACAGTTCTTCGACCTGCCGGCCGACACGCTGGTGCTGCCGTCCCACCGCCTGCCCTTCCACGGGCTGCATTCGCGGGTCCAGGCGCTGAAGGACCACCATGACGACCGCTTGGCCGACGTGCTGGGCGCGCTCGACCAGCCGCGCACGGCGGCCGACATCCTGCCGGTGCTGTTCCGCCGCAAGCTCGACCTGCACCAACTGGGCTTTGCCATCGGCGAGGCCATCGCCCACCTGGCCTACCTGCACCAGCGCGGCCGCATCCGGCGCGACCGGCGCGAGGACGGGGTACTCGTCTATTCCGCGGGATAG
- a CDS encoding alpha/beta fold hydrolase, whose protein sequence is MATATLIDPPTEAVRVEDHRLEYRWFGARTLARPVEGPVLVFLHEALGSAGLWRDFPGALAAATGLPAMAYSRRGFGGSDPRHLPLPTDYLDIEADRALPGILAALGIGRPILVGHSDGATIALMHAGSVAGRNVEGVIAEAPHVFVEEETLAGIREALPIYRGGLREKLMRHHGQQTDAVFHGWHDTWQTAAFRGWNCLDRLGAIACPTLVIQGEGDQYGTQAQLDAIADRAAGPVETMMLPGCGHSPHRDQRQQVLAAMTRFIRNSIRG, encoded by the coding sequence ATGGCGACCGCCACCCTGATCGACCCGCCGACCGAGGCGGTGCGGGTCGAAGATCATCGCCTCGAATATCGCTGGTTCGGCGCCCGGACCCTGGCCCGGCCCGTGGAAGGACCGGTCCTCGTGTTCCTGCACGAGGCCTTGGGATCGGCCGGCCTGTGGCGCGACTTTCCGGGTGCCCTGGCGGCCGCGACCGGGCTGCCGGCCATGGCCTACAGCCGGCGGGGCTTCGGCGGGTCCGACCCGCGCCACCTGCCGCTGCCGACCGACTATCTCGACATCGAGGCCGACCGCGCCCTGCCCGGCATCCTGGCGGCACTCGGCATCGGCCGGCCGATCCTGGTCGGCCACAGCGACGGCGCCACCATCGCGCTGATGCATGCCGGCAGCGTCGCCGGGCGGAATGTCGAGGGCGTCATCGCCGAGGCCCCCCACGTCTTCGTCGAGGAAGAGACACTGGCCGGCATCCGCGAGGCCCTGCCGATCTATCGGGGCGGGCTGCGCGAGAAGCTGATGCGCCACCACGGGCAGCAGACCGACGCCGTCTTCCATGGCTGGCACGACACTTGGCAGACGGCCGCCTTCCGCGGCTGGAACTGCCTCGACCGTCTGGGTGCCATCGCCTGCCCCACCCTGGTGATCCAGGGCGAGGGCGACCAGTACGGCACGCAGGCGCAGCTCGACGCGATCGCCGACCGCGCCGCCGGTCCGGTCGAGACCATGATGCTGCCCGGCTGCGGCCACAGCCCGCACCGCGACCAGCGCCAACAGGTGCTGGCCGCCATGACCCGATTCATCCGCAATTCGATCCGAGGCTGA
- the trpB gene encoding tryptophan synthase subunit beta — protein sequence MSNVNTYRAGPDERGHFGPYGGRYVAETLMPLILEVEAAYKAAKADPAFQAEMDYYLAHYVGRPSPLYYAQRLTEHLGGAKVYFKRDELNHTGAHKINNCLGQVMLARRMGKKRIIAETGAGQHGVATATVAALFGMKCQVYMGATDIERQKPNVFRMRLLGAEVIPVTSGAGTLKDSMNDALRAWVAQVEDTFYCIGTVAGPHPYPAMVRDFQSVIGEEVREQMMAAEGRLPDTLVACIGGGSNAMGLFYPFLDDASVAMTAVEAAGHGIESGQHAASLAGGRLGVLHGNATYLLQDADGQIQEAHSISAGLDYPGIGPEHSWLHDMKRVTYVSATDDEALEAFKLCARLEGILPALEPSHALAQVTRMAPGLPKDHLLVMNMCGRGDKDVFTVAAALGMDI from the coding sequence ATGAGCAACGTCAATACCTATCGGGCCGGGCCCGACGAGCGCGGGCATTTCGGTCCCTATGGCGGCCGCTATGTGGCCGAGACGCTGATGCCGCTCATCCTCGAGGTCGAGGCGGCGTACAAGGCGGCCAAGGCCGATCCGGCCTTCCAGGCGGAGATGGACTACTACCTGGCCCACTATGTCGGCCGGCCGAGCCCGCTCTATTACGCCCAGCGCCTGACCGAGCATCTCGGCGGGGCCAAGGTCTACTTCAAGCGCGACGAGCTGAACCACACCGGCGCGCACAAGATCAACAACTGCCTGGGCCAGGTCATGCTGGCCCGCCGCATGGGCAAGAAGCGCATCATCGCCGAGACCGGGGCGGGACAGCACGGCGTCGCCACGGCGACCGTGGCGGCCCTCTTCGGCATGAAGTGCCAAGTCTACATGGGCGCCACCGACATCGAGCGCCAGAAGCCCAACGTCTTCCGCATGCGCCTGCTGGGTGCCGAGGTGATCCCGGTCACTTCGGGTGCCGGCACGCTGAAAGACTCGATGAACGACGCCCTGCGGGCCTGGGTGGCGCAGGTCGAGGACACCTTCTACTGCATCGGCACGGTGGCTGGCCCGCACCCCTATCCCGCCATGGTCCGCGACTTCCAGTCGGTCATCGGCGAGGAGGTGCGCGAGCAGATGATGGCGGCCGAAGGGCGCCTGCCCGACACGCTGGTCGCCTGCATCGGCGGCGGCTCCAACGCCATGGGTCTCTTCTATCCCTTCCTCGACGATGCCTCGGTGGCGATGACGGCGGTAGAGGCGGCCGGCCACGGCATCGAGTCCGGGCAGCATGCGGCCTCGCTGGCGGGTGGGCGCCTGGGCGTGCTGCATGGCAACGCCACCTACCTGCTGCAGGATGCCGACGGGCAGATCCAGGAGGCGCACTCGATCTCGGCCGGGCTCGACTATCCCGGCATCGGGCCGGAGCATTCCTGGCTGCACGACATGAAGCGGGTGACCTACGTCTCGGCCACCGACGACGAGGCGCTGGAGGCCTTCAAGCTCTGCGCCCGGCTGGAGGGCATCCTGCCGGCACTGGAGCCCTCGCACGCCCTGGCTCAGGTGACGCGCATGGCGCCCGGCCTGCCGAAGGATCATCTGCTGGTCATGAACATGTGCGGGCGCGGCGACAAGGACGTGTTCACCGTCGCCGCCGCGCTCGGCATGGACATCTGA
- the trpA gene encoding tryptophan synthase subunit alpha, which yields MSQGRIARRFAALAREGRAGLVTFVTAGDPDAATAAAILDRLPAAGADVIELGMPFSDPMADGPAVQAAGLRALKAGQTMIRTLDLVRGFRVREQETPIVLMGYFNPILQYGVDRFCVDASAAGVDGLIIVDLPPEEAEPLAVPAAANGIDLIRLVAPTTPEARMPKVMAGASGFIYAVAITGVTGTASAAQGAVAELVARVRRHTDLPVVVGFGINTPAQAAATAAVADGIAVGSAIVRQVEMAIDSKGHVSPDVGDRLIGFVGQLAAGVRSAARVVA from the coding sequence TTGAGCCAAGGTCGCATCGCCCGCCGCTTCGCCGCACTGGCCCGGGAAGGCCGCGCCGGCCTCGTCACCTTCGTCACCGCCGGTGACCCGGACGCGGCCACGGCCGCCGCCATCCTGGACCGCCTGCCGGCGGCCGGCGCCGACGTCATCGAACTGGGCATGCCTTTCTCCGACCCGATGGCCGATGGCCCGGCGGTACAGGCGGCGGGCCTGCGCGCGCTGAAGGCGGGCCAGACCATGATCCGCACGCTGGATCTCGTGCGCGGTTTCCGCGTCCGCGAGCAGGAGACCCCGATCGTGCTGATGGGGTACTTCAACCCCATCCTGCAATACGGCGTCGACCGCTTCTGCGTGGACGCGTCGGCGGCCGGCGTCGACGGCCTCATCATCGTCGACCTGCCGCCCGAGGAGGCCGAGCCGCTGGCCGTGCCGGCGGCGGCCAATGGGATCGACCTGATCCGCCTGGTGGCGCCGACCACGCCCGAGGCGCGGATGCCCAAGGTGATGGCCGGCGCCAGCGGCTTCATCTACGCGGTCGCGATCACCGGCGTCACCGGCACGGCTTCGGCCGCCCAGGGTGCGGTCGCCGAACTGGTGGCACGCGTCCGCCGCCACACCGACCTGCCGGTCGTCGTCGGCTTCGGCATCAACACCCCGGCCCAGGCGGCCGCCACCGCGGCCGTCGCCGATGGCATCGCCGTCGGCTCGGCCATCGTCCGGCAGGTGGAAATGGCGATCGACAGCAAGGGCCATGTCTCGCCCGATGTCGGCGACCGGCTGATCGGCTTCGTCGGCCAGCTCGCGGCGGGCGTGCGCTCGGCTGCCCGCGTCGTGGCGTAG
- the accD gene encoding acetyl-CoA carboxylase, carboxyltransferase subunit beta, with product MNWLTNFVRPKIRALVRKADVPDNLWHKCPACGQMIFHRELEANLHVCHHCGHHLRIGARRRFGMVFDEGIFHEIELPKTPVDPLKFRDVKRYSDRLREAQGRHQADDAIKVAHGRMGGSNVVFACFEFDFMGGSMGVAVGEGLVAAARLAVLQQAPLVVVPASGGARMQEGILSLMQMARTTIAIEEVKAAGLPYIVVLADPTTGGVTASFAMLGDITVAEPGAVIGFAGARVIEETIREKLPEGFQRAEYLLEHGMVDMVVPRRDLRQTLIRVLDLLHRRQPPAEVLPPQPVLVSQQAANQIGPGPMGGSGSMGGGPSAIGHGPAATEDR from the coding sequence GTGAACTGGCTTACCAACTTCGTCCGGCCGAAGATCCGAGCGCTCGTCCGCAAGGCGGACGTGCCCGACAACCTGTGGCACAAGTGCCCGGCCTGCGGGCAGATGATCTTCCACCGCGAGCTGGAGGCCAACCTCCACGTCTGCCACCATTGCGGCCATCACCTGCGCATCGGCGCCCGCCGCCGCTTCGGCATGGTGTTCGACGAAGGCATCTTCCACGAGATCGAGCTGCCCAAGACCCCGGTCGACCCGCTGAAGTTTCGCGACGTGAAGCGCTATTCCGATCGCCTGCGCGAGGCCCAGGGCCGCCATCAGGCCGATGACGCCATCAAGGTGGCGCACGGGCGCATGGGCGGGTCCAACGTCGTCTTCGCCTGCTTCGAGTTCGACTTCATGGGCGGCTCCATGGGCGTGGCGGTGGGCGAGGGGCTGGTGGCCGCCGCCCGCTTGGCCGTCCTGCAGCAGGCGCCGCTGGTCGTCGTCCCGGCCTCGGGCGGGGCGCGCATGCAGGAGGGCATCCTGTCCCTGATGCAGATGGCGCGCACCACCATCGCCATCGAGGAAGTGAAGGCAGCCGGCCTGCCCTACATCGTCGTGCTGGCCGACCCGACGACGGGCGGCGTGACGGCCTCTTTCGCCATGCTGGGCGACATCACCGTGGCCGAGCCGGGCGCGGTGATCGGCTTCGCCGGCGCCCGCGTGATCGAGGAGACGATCCGCGAGAAGCTGCCTGAGGGCTTCCAGCGCGCCGAATACCTGCTGGAACATGGCATGGTCGACATGGTCGTGCCGCGCCGCGACCTGCGCCAGACGCTGATCCGCGTGCTCGACCTGCTGCATCGCCGCCAGCCGCCGGCCGAGGTGCTGCCGCCGCAGCCCGTCCTGGTCAGCCAGCAGGCGGCCAACCAGATCGGGCCCGGCCCCATGGGGGGCAGCGGTTCGATGGGCGGGGGACCATCGGCAATCGGCCATGGGCCGGCCGCCACCGAGGACCGCTAG
- a CDS encoding bifunctional folylpolyglutamate synthase/dihydrofolate synthase: MNLPASSADAARVDALLARLLVLHPRVIDLSLGRIRRLLDQLGRPHERLPPVFHVTGTNGKGSTCAYLRAMLEAAGRRVHVFTSPHLVRFNERIRLAGELISDGDLAALLEEVEAVNAGEPITFFEIIGAAAFLAFARVPADALVLEVGMGGRLDATNVIARPAASIITPVSLDHMSYLGDTVAAIAREKAGILKPGAFGIIGPQTADAAAVIEKHAASVAAPLRRFGREWTVMPTAAGLRYEGPEWRLDLPAPGLLGRHQYDNAGGALAALEAFDPTLPAAALAAGIAGVQWPARLQRLTQGPLARTLPAGSELWLDGGHNVACAEAVAAELARWPAMPMHLVFAMLDNRDPAAFLRVLAPLSAGLEAVAIPGEHKSWSAEAAAEAACSAGIPAAPAADLGAAMAAITTRSGGSPVRVLICGSLYLAGVVLAENS; this comes from the coding sequence ATGAACCTTCCTGCTTCCTCCGCCGATGCCGCGCGCGTGGATGCGCTGCTGGCGCGCCTGCTGGTGCTGCATCCGCGGGTCATCGACCTGTCGCTCGGCCGCATCCGCCGCCTGCTGGACCAGCTGGGCCGGCCGCACGAGCGGCTGCCGCCCGTCTTCCACGTCACCGGCACCAACGGCAAGGGCTCCACCTGCGCCTATCTGCGCGCGATGCTGGAAGCCGCCGGCCGGCGGGTGCACGTCTTCACCTCGCCCCACCTCGTGCGCTTCAACGAGCGCATCCGGCTGGCGGGCGAACTCATCTCCGACGGCGACCTGGCCGCCCTGCTGGAGGAGGTGGAGGCGGTGAACGCGGGCGAGCCGATCACCTTCTTCGAGATCATCGGTGCCGCCGCCTTCCTCGCCTTCGCCCGCGTGCCGGCGGACGCCCTGGTGCTGGAAGTCGGCATGGGTGGCCGGCTCGACGCCACCAACGTCATAGCCCGGCCGGCGGCCAGCATCATCACGCCGGTGTCGCTCGACCACATGTCCTACCTGGGCGACACGGTGGCCGCCATCGCACGCGAGAAGGCGGGTATCCTGAAGCCCGGCGCCTTCGGCATCATCGGCCCGCAGACGGCCGATGCCGCTGCCGTCATCGAGAAGCATGCGGCTTCGGTGGCCGCACCCCTGCGCCGCTTCGGGCGGGAATGGACCGTCATGCCGACCGCGGCCGGCCTGCGCTACGAGGGGCCGGAATGGCGCCTCGACCTGCCGGCGCCGGGCCTGCTCGGCCGCCACCAGTACGACAATGCCGGCGGCGCCCTGGCCGCGCTGGAGGCGTTCGATCCGACCCTGCCGGCGGCCGCCCTGGCGGCCGGCATCGCCGGCGTGCAGTGGCCGGCGCGGTTGCAGCGGCTGACGCAGGGGCCACTGGCCCGGACCCTGCCGGCCGGGTCCGAGCTGTGGCTCGATGGCGGCCACAACGTCGCCTGCGCCGAGGCGGTCGCGGCCGAACTGGCGCGCTGGCCGGCGATGCCGATGCACCTCGTCTTCGCGATGCTGGACAATCGCGACCCGGCGGCCTTCCTGCGGGTGCTGGCGCCCCTGTCGGCCGGCCTGGAGGCGGTGGCCATTCCGGGCGAGCACAAGAGCTGGAGTGCGGAGGCGGCGGCCGAGGCGGCCTGCTCGGCGGGTATCCCGGCGGCCCCGGCTGCCGATCTCGGGGCGGCAATGGCGGCGATCACTACCCGGTCCGGGGGAAGCCCGGTCCGGGTGCTGATCTGCGGCTCGCTCTACCTGGCGGGCGTCGTGCTGGCGGAGAATTCCTGA
- the trxA gene encoding thioredoxin TrxA gives MPSTSVSDDTFEASVLKATGPVLVDFWAEWCGPCKAIGPFLEDLSTEMKGRVTVAKINIDENPATPRKYGVRGIPTLIVFKDGQVAAQKIGALPKQKLYEWVESVI, from the coding sequence ATGCCGAGCACCAGCGTAAGCGACGACACGTTCGAGGCCAGTGTGCTGAAGGCGACCGGCCCCGTGCTGGTCGATTTCTGGGCCGAATGGTGCGGCCCCTGCAAGGCGATCGGGCCGTTCCTGGAAGACCTGTCGACCGAGATGAAGGGCCGCGTGACCGTGGCCAAGATCAACATCGACGAGAACCCGGCCACCCCGCGCAAATATGGCGTCCGCGGCATCCCGACGCTGATCGTGTTCAAGGACGGCCAGGTCGCGGCCCAGAAGATCGGCGCCCTGCCGAAGCAGAAGCTCTACGAGTGGGTCGAATCCGTCATCTGA